GTTCCTTGGAAAAAATGTGTGGAGACTCACTATAAATGCGAGATATTTGCAGTCAAATAAATTacttttgaaatttcttcCAGCTTGATTGATTTCTACTACAGTGTGTATGCGAATTAGTTGATTTGTCTAGAAGCATTTATAAATATTTTCTACTACTTTCGAAGTATTTATCACGAATTGTTTTTAAGAAACAACGTTTGCTAAAAATGACTGCTACCTCTTTGAAGTCCACCAACCTTTTTAAGCCAATTAAGGTCGGCTCTGTCACCTTGCAAAACAGAGTCACCCATTTGCCTACTACAAGAACCAGAGCCTTTGGTGATCACACTGCCACGGACTTGCAACTTATTTACTACGAAGACAGATCTTCATCGCCTGGCACTCTTTTGGTCACGGAAGCCACACTTATCTCTATGAACCAAGGTCTTTATCCCAATGTTCCAGGAATTTGGAACAAGGACCAAGTCAAGTCgtggaagaagatcacCGATGCTGTCCACAAGAAGAGAGGTTTCATTTCTGTACAGTTGTGGGCTGTTGGTCGTGTTGGTTTTCCTGATTTATTGAAGGCTGAAGGTTTACCATTGACTTCTCCTTCTGCCTTGTATGAATCAGAAAAGTCTAAGGAAGCGGCTGAAGCTGTTGAAAACCCTGTCAGGATGTTGACCGAGGACGAGATCAAGGATATTATCTACAACCAGTATACCAACGCTGCTAAAAATGCCATTGAAGCCGGATTTGATTTCCTCGAAATCCACGCTGCCAACGGTTTCTTAGTGGAACAGTTCATTAACCCAAGTTCCAACACAAGAACCGACAAGTACGGAGGCTCCATTGAAAATAGAGCCAGATTTGCCTTGGAATTGGTTGACCACTTGATCTCTGTGGTTGGTGCTGACAAGTTGGCTATTAGGATTTCTcctttcaacaatttcaaagGTATGTTGGCTGAGAACGAAGTAATTCACCCTATTGCTACCTTTGGTTATATTGTTTCTGAATTACAGAGAAGAGCCGATAAAGGTAATGAGTTGGCCTATATCAGCGTTGTCGATGGTCGTTACAACTCAGATGGAACCGAAGCTGTCCTTAACACTAAATTCATTGACCAGATCTGGAAGGGTGTCATTTTGAGAGGGGCAAAGTATACTCATGACTACAAAAAGAACTGGGAGACTGTCGCTAGGGATGTAGACCATGACAATCGTACCTTGATTGGTTTCGGAAGAAACTTTATTGCTAACCCTGACTTGGTTTCCAGATTGGAAAATGGCCTTGAATTGAATGCTTATGACAGAGCGACCTTCTATAAGAATTACAATAACGGTTATAACACTTACCAATTCTTTGGATCCTCTGAAGAGGTGGATGCAGAAGCTGAAGCCAAAGTTCTACCTAAGTCGTTAGTCCAAGATTCTTAAAGGAAAGAACCATAGTTTTTTTTTATTTTATTCTATAGATGCtaacttttcaagaaacaaataTCACCGTAATCATGGAGTTATGGAATACATACGAAAACTAGATTCTAGTATTATAGACAGGCGAACTACACAATATGGATCTGTAGCTATGGCAGCTTAAATATGGGTTAACTATATGTGCCAAATGTCACATTGAAAGAGAGAACCGAGAGACCATTTTAAATGAATATATGGATATATGGATATATAATGCATCAAgagttttttttttttgtacGATTCGAAGATCATGAATCTTTACTTAATTGAGTGAAGGTACTTGAATGGTTCTACTTTTTAGGCAGGCGGAACATTTTTGCAGCAATTGATATTTTATATAAATTTTCGCATTTTTTTTAGACAACTTGTACACAATAATTGGGAGAGTTATTAAAGTAAAGGAAAAGTTATGAATATTAGAATATGGTACAGTCTAAAGGATGACTTATTCTCAGTATACTAGAAAGGAATAGCAATCATgggaaatggaaaattaGAAGTGATAATAAAATACAAATTTCCATTATATTTGAGAATAAATTATCGTCAGTTAGGCTAGGCATGGACAAGGATATCCTACTGGTGTTGTATATATATCTCACCAGGTTTTTCTTTCTAAAATAACtcaaagaaaatgacaCATGTATCTTTACATTACCTATGATACGAAAATCTCTTTTTGGATGGAGAGTGGATATTGATTTTGGGTTTTTAAAATAGTAAAATACGATATAAATCAAAACTATGCTATAatgatttttttttgaattttgctCTAATTTATAATTTAATTTACTTCCTTTCGCTTCCATTA
This Scheffersomyces stipitis CBS 6054 chromosome 3, complete sequence DNA region includes the following protein-coding sequences:
- the OYE2.2 gene encoding NAPDH dehydrogenase (old yellow enzyme) (NAPDH dehydrogenase (old yellow enzyme) (OYE22) (EPB7)~go_function oxidoreductase activity~go_process electron transport), with protein sequence MTATSLKSTNLFKPIKVGSVTLQNRVTHLPTTRTRAFGDHTATDLQLIYYEDRSSSPGTLLVTEATLISMNQGLYPNVPGIWNKDQVKSWKKITDAVHKKRGFISVQLWAVGRVGFPDLLKAEGLPLTSPSALYESEKSKEAAEAVENPVRMLTEDEIKDIIYNQYTNAAKNAIEAGFDFLEIHAANGFLVEQFINPSSNTRTDKYGGSIENRARFALELVDHLISVVGADKLAIRISPFNNFKGMLAENEVIHPIATFGYIVSELQRRADKGNELAYISVVDGRYNSDGTEAVLNTKFIDQIWKGVILRGAKYTHDYKKNWETVARDVDHDNRTLIGFGRNFIANPDLVSRLENGLELNAYDRATFYKNYNNGYNTYQFFGSSEEVDAEAEAKVLPKSLVQDS